From the genome of Clavelina lepadiformis chromosome 2, kaClaLepa1.1, whole genome shotgun sequence:
ATTTTATCGAGGTGCGTCAATCATTAAACAGGTTCTGCCGTGTTGGCTCTTGTTACCATATCATTCGCCTTTAGTTTGCAAGTTCGACGTAGTCATCTTGCTTTTGGTATAGTTAGAAACGtgccaaaatttttaatattaattaaagtCTTTTTTGGATATTCGTGAACATGAAGtgtgataaatatttaaaaataatttttaatttgtctgATTCCACAACATAATATTTCTGTGATACCGGCATTACTCTTCTACAGTAGCTATACTGCTATAGTAACCTAAGTGTTAGGGTAAATTTGTGAAATGGAGCAGTGTGCCAACGATACCAAAGTCGCGCTTGTAACTGGAGCATCCTCCGGAATAGGGGCAGCTATTGTTAGGAATTTCGTTAAAAATGGAATAAAGGTGGTTGGATGTGCTCGAAATTTAGATAAACTGGAAGATATTGCAGTTGATGTCAACGCCAAAGGACCTGGAgaaatgtttgcaaagaaatGTGATTTGAATCATGAAAGTCAAATTCTGGAGGTGTTTGCTTTCATCAAAGATAAGTTTGGAACCATTAATATTTGTGTGAACAACGCGGGAATGTCTCATCACGCACGATTGATGTCTGCTAAAAcagaagtaggcctacatcaaTTGACGTGGTTTTAATAACTACTTACTATAGGGCTATGAAATCTGTTACAAATTACTTTACATGCAGGAATGGGCCGAAATGCTGAATGTCAACGTTTTAGCGTTATGCATAGCTACGCGAGAGGCTATTGCATTGATGAAATCAAGTGGTGTTGAAGATGGACACATTATAAACATCAACAGTGTGTCCGGCCACACTGTTTACAGACCTTTTTACTCTGCTACCAAGTTCGCCGTCACTGCTCTGACTGAAGGCTTGAGGCAAGATCTTCGTGAAGTTCAAAGCCGCATACGAGTGACAGGAATTTCTCCTGGTTTGGTGGAGAGTAAATTTGCGTATAGGTACAGATTTATAGGATCTTCAGTTAAATGTAGTCAGTAAATAATTTATATGTATTACTaacgatattttgttacaacttCAACTTAAGGTATTACATGTTTGTAGGCTGAATAAAGATCAGCCAGAAAAAGCATCAAAGTTGTACTCAAGTTTGAAATGCTTGGAACCGGTCGACATAGCAAATGCGGTCATGTTTGCAGTAAATTCCCCACCGCATATGGAAGTAAATAACATTATAGTGAGACCCACAGAGCAAGGCAATGACATAGACGCGAAGGTCCGGTAACTTcaagaaaatgaaaagttttaaacttttttttcttgctttttctATTGGTGTGAAATTCATTACAGATAGCCCTGAACGCTGTATGTTTGCTGAAAGCTATTTCACGGCTCAGCCATGCTTTTGTGAAAGTGTTCATGgtctttcaaacaaaatgtaCCAGTTTGCAAGATGTCCGACGGTTTTTAGAGATATAAGCGAATTTTTAATTGTCAAACGCATAATACTTTACTAACCGATATTAACGGTTTTAACATGTGGTTATTTTTACTTGGTTCTCCAATGTGCATGTAATCATTTGAATCATTAAACTTTTCCTGTGCTCTGTTGTAGATGAGACTCAATCGTGTTAGCTTTTTTCTTACTCGTAGTCATGCAATAAGTTTAAAGGATTTCGTGCTAACAATTTTAGTTTATGACAGGTGAAAAAACTTACCATTAATACTAGCTGGTTGAAGGCTGCACCACCGTCAGACAAACTTAACTtactttacaaaaattattccagaaaattgaaacaaatacTGAATAGAGGTATGACATATATATTTGCACTTGACGGATTTTGCACATAATAAAATTGCAATATATTAGTTAACGTTTATGAATTGATTTTGTTAACGTGGCAACAGAAAACAATACTGAACAAACTTTGATTGTCTGATGTACTTATGGCTTCcttgtttttaatttccaGCAGTTTTTAGGCGATCTTGCCGGCTTCGCGTTCGTTTACCATTGTGTTAGTATCTTCATCATCGCTTATTTCAAGATCGCTGATCCCAATGTCTTCTGCGCTATTCATTCGATTGTGACAGGAAGATGACATGACTTGATACTGGCTAAGAGTCATGTGCCGCGAGATGTCGCTATTGCGCTCTACGTTCTGAAAACAAGCAAGGCGTGAAATGAGGAAATGTTCGAATTACTTTTCAGTtccaactttaaattttttgttatcaatataaaaaataattcaaaaaaacTGAATTGAAAGGTAAGTTAACAGCTTTAACCTGAATTTGAGTCATTATAGGACGATCTAGGAGTTAATGATCTTAGTTTATATAGCTAAGTATCATAGCATTTAATCGTCTTCGTGATATTGGGCAAGAAATGTTACCCAAAAGCTCGACATGACGCATTAGTTATTCGTTAATTTCATACTtggcaacaaaaaaatttaatcgtTACCACATAATCTACAGCCATGTTGATGGATAAAAAGTTTGTAAGGGCCTCACAGaaaagaaagttaaaagaTATACTGCTGTAAGAGGAAAGTAAGGAGAAATATCTTCAACAATTTCAATATTGGACGGTTACTGAATAGCTCGAAAAATAAGTCAAATTTGAAATAGAAAGCTGCAGATTGTAGACTAAACTAACAAATACGCCCCAGGGCAAGCTAATTGTCATAAGGTCCGAATGTTGGTTTTACTAGGAAGCGCTTAAGGGCAAGGCGGcagttgataaaaatattctCGCTCTAAACAATTTGTATAATAAGTACGTTATCGCTTACCCTGAGTTGATTTACTTCCAACACCTTCGGATAGCAAGAACGGCCGTCAATCGGTGAATCCCTCCGCTGTAGTTTCCTTACGATATTTCTTCGTGGTCCGTTTGTCACAGCGGCAGCCTTCTTGTCACATTCGTCGTCAGAGGAATCTTCAATCGAATTGGCTAGTACATCACAGGTGTCATCAAACCTGTTCATAACATCTACGACTGTCTGCTGGGGGGAACTACTGGGGGAAACTTTCTCCGCGACTGAGTCGTTTGTGGATGTTGTTTTACTTGAATCCACTTGGCGATCAATCGCTCTTTTCCTTAGTTGTTCCAATTTAGCGTCTAAAGAGTTCATGCGATGGGTTCTTCGAAGTAGGGGCACAGGTCCGGCTTCTTCCCGGGATATTGCAAGTGGAGGAACTTCTTTTTCTTTCGGTAAATCCGCGGACGACGTTTCCGCCCCTAAATGAGCTTTTCTCACTTCCATCTCGCTGCAGTAAACCGCATTCGACGACGTAACAGAGGAGGCGATAACATACCTGTCAAGAGAAAGAGTTTAGGCAAACTGAcctcaaattgaaaaattgatcaaaaatgacttgaaataaacattattttaaacaaacataaatttaCTTTCTGGAAGGAGTAAATTTCCATATGTTCTCTATCAGGGTTGGAATTTCCGATTTCTTGGAATTTGCGCAGCAGGCACACTTGTGAGCCTGCTTGTTAGTCGACGACAATCGATAGCCAAGGCGAGGAGAGCTGTGTTTCTGTTTAAGCGGGACAGTAACACTTCTAAGTATCGCCTTCGTTCCTtctgaaatatatttctggtTGACGCGAAAGTCCGTGGAAAATGACGGTTTATGGGATGTCTTGTCTTGTTGGCTACTGGACAGTTTGTAAGGAAGATCAAATGCAGGGTATTCCCCTTTCTCAATACTAGACCAATCTCCAAGTTCATCGAAATCGAAGATTTTGCTCACGGAGCAAACAGGTAGCTTATTGGCGATAGAAAACAATAGTGGAGGTGTGGCGCAGGGAGATATACTGATTAGTGAAGCGTTAGTTGCTGGATTGGACGAACTGTGCACTGTTGGCTCGGGAGATCGGGTTTGACTTCTGATATTGCTGATTTTAATTTCTGCGCAAacaaacttcaattaaatctCGGTTTCATCAAAACCgcaaaaaattttgtgttgtGCATATTTACTCTACTCCAACTTGATGAACTTGGGACAAGAAAATTCAGTTTTTATCAACCTGTAACCTTTATCTGGAGTTTCTTGCTTGATTGTAATCCCGTTCTCAACCATGTCATCTTGAAGTATATCCGCCACGTTTTTCAGggcatttgttgtttttattggcAAGTTTCCAGAAGACTCGAGCAGATGTAGGTAATGTGGCGGAAGACATCCAGTGTAAGATCTCAGGTCAAGCTTCTCATTGCTCTGAAAAGACAAGCACACAAAGTTAGCACTGTTTTGTTGTATTAACATATCTAATTTGTTGTGTAGATGTCGTCTACTTAGTTGTCCTAAGAAATGGATCGTTACAGGGTTTGCAGCAAAAAGAATCAAGTAAAGATTCTGCATGAAAATGATAGAATTGAATAAAACAAgcgtttttgaaaatattgtacCGGTGCAGGTAGTAGATCTACAATACACTGTCAATGCAGACTACTTTCTTACCATCCCGCCGTCGATGGGTAAACTAGTTCTTCTAACGAGGGCCTGTTTGCTGGTTTTATGATAGGTTGGAGTTTCATTTTGGGATTCATCATTGTGGTACCTTTGTTCACGACTCATGGAATGTTTTTTTTCGGTTGCCACTGCGGACACAACCGATGAGTTTGTGCTTGATCTTCGCGTCTCCAGTGAAGCGTGGTAGTCTGCCACAGGGGCGGAACACTCCCTTATTGGTCGATGTTGATCACACGCTTCAATAAATCTTCGGATTTCCGGTGTTATGTAACGCAAATCTGGATACTTCTTCATCATTTGCAGCTGGATGGGATCAAGGACCATTTCGACCGGACCGATGCCAACCTGTGGAGCAATGCCGACTTCGCTGAGTTTGGCAGCAGTTGATGCAATGTTACCACGAGCGCTAACTCGTAAACTAGTATTATTGCACTCAATAAAATGCTTATTTTTTAGTGGTTGTTCAGCGCTGATTTTCCTGCGACAACCGGAAGGCCCACCTGATGGTGAATCCTGCGGAGTAATCTTTCGCAAACTGCCCGGTAGGTTTAGACCGTGGGCCTCCACAGGCGTCCTAGTTGGCTGTTGCGCGTCGCCCGATAGTTTTGTCAGCGGTTTCACTGGTTCGATGACGTGGCTATTACGAGCAGCCAGCGCTTGGTAAAGCATGTTCGTAGGCGGAACGGCAGGCAATGTAATATGATTGGAGACAGCAAACTGATGAGGAATGACTTTGTAAAAGTAGTTAGGTGTTGGAATTCGTAGCTGAGAATGGTGGTAAGTAGGGTGAACAATGGCGTAATTGCTGCGACGTTGGGCTTGTTGGTCGACAGGATGACAGTCGGCCCGGGAAATGAAACGTTGGGTTGGAGCGGTCATCCTCAATTTCTTCACGCTTAAATCTAGCGGTTTGTCATTGACCGCTTCGCGTTTAGGATTTCGCTGCGCAGTACTGGCTGGCTCAACTGGTTTGCTAGTTGACGACAGTTTTTTCATGGTATAGTTAATAGGCTGAGGTTCTATTTCGGCTTGACTTTCAGTTGTGCTTACACGTCTTGTACATTCAGTGCCTGGATATGTCGAAGCTGGAGAAATTCTTTCTTTCTTAACAAAAGGTTGACCATTTAGTGACACGCCGTGATGCTGGGTTGTTGAAGACGTCTTTCGTTCTTCCACGGAAGAAGAGGCTCTATTGGCAAGAGAGCTATTGACGAACGGTCTAACCTTCACGTCATCTTGTGAGTCGACGATGAAACGCTGTTGGACAATTGATAGCTCGTAATAATAACTAAATATTTACCTAAAGCCAACCCAAGTAATATATCAACCATGTTTACACGACATCAACGTACTTCCTTACTGACGTTACTGGCATTGGAGTTATACGATTCCAAGTTTACGTAGCGCGGCATTGGTGTGTGTCTATTGCTGACGTCATATGGCGTATCATATAAAGCAAGCAGTTCACCCATTGCGTG
Proteins encoded in this window:
- the LOC143446357 gene encoding dehydrogenase/reductase SDR family member 11-like — translated: MEQCANDTKVALVTGASSGIGAAIVRNFVKNGIKVVGCARNLDKLEDIAVDVNAKGPGEMFAKKCDLNHESQILEVFAFIKDKFGTINICVNNAGMSHHARLMSAKTEEWAEMLNVNVLALCIATREAIALMKSSGVEDGHIININSVSGHTVYRPFYSATKFAVTALTEGLRQDLREVQSRIRVTGISPGLVESKFAYRLNKDQPEKASKLYSSLKCLEPVDIANAVMFAVNSPPHMEVNNIIVRPTEQGNDIDAKVR
- the LOC143446356 gene encoding uncharacterized protein LOC143446356 isoform X2; the protein is MWASTKGDHAMGELLALYDTPYDVSNRHTPMPRYVNLESYNSNASNVSKERFIVDSQDDVKVRPFVNSSLANRASSSVEERKTSSTTQHHGVSLNGQPFVKKERISPASTYPGTECTRRVSTTESQAEIEPQPINYTMKKLSSTSKPVEPASTAQRNPKREAVNDKPLDLSVKKLRMTAPTQRFISRADCHPVDQQAQRRSNYAIVHPTYHHSQLRIPTPNYFYKVIPHQFAVSNHITLPAVPPTNMLYQALAARNSHVIEPVKPLTKLSGDAQQPTRTPVEAHGLNLPGSLRKITPQDSPSGGPSGCRRKISAEQPLKNKHFIECNNTSLRVSARGNIASTAAKLSEVGIAPQVGIGPVEMVLDPIQLQMMKKYPDLRYITPEIRRFIEACDQHRPIRECSAPVADYHASLETRRSSTNSSVVSAVATEKKHSMSREQRYHNDESQNETPTYHKTSKQALVRRTSLPIDGGMSNEKLDLRSYTGCLPPHYLHLLESSGNLPIKTTNALKNVADILQDDMVENGITIKQETPDKEIKISNIRSQTRSPEPTVHSSSNPATNASLISISPCATPPLLFSIANKLPVCSVSKIFDFDELGDWSSIEKGEYPAFDLPYKLSSSQQDKTSHKPSFSTDFRVNQKYISEGTKAILRSVTVPLKQKHSSPRLGYRLSSTNKQAHKCACCANSKKSEIPTLIENIWKFTPSRKYVIASSVTSSNAVYCSEMEVRKAHLGAETSSADLPKEKEVPPLAISREEAGPVPLLRRTHRMNSLDAKLEQLRKRAIDRQVDSSKTTSTNDSVAEKVSPSSSPQQTVVDVMNRFDDTCDVLANSIEDSSDDECDKKAAAVTNGPRRNIVRKLQRRDSPIDGRSCYPKVLEVNQLRNVERNSDISRHMTLSQYQVMSSSCHNRMNSAEDIGISDLEISDDEDTNTMVNEREAGKIA
- the LOC143446356 gene encoding uncharacterized protein LOC143446356 isoform X1 yields the protein MMAKSEPLFYEKDDSWQPPLMYPPAYNPLIRGRSPSKRDEVELATRHDEDGDTFLHVAAAQKNEVACEKLIGIIKQWKLSMDLRNKLMQTPLHVACITDYSNIVAHLLKASPSSCEVTDRHGNNAVHLAIKYSRKSTHYATLRTVVKAASMQAMEKKNIYGLAPIHVAATEGNSEAVRLLKQAGTDLNILENKGGASAIILAARASQREAAQALLELGANPNIRTTYGESASMWASTKGDHAMGELLALYDTPYDVSNRHTPMPRYVNLESYNSNASNVSKERFIVDSQDDVKVRPFVNSSLANRASSSVEERKTSSTTQHHGVSLNGQPFVKKERISPASTYPGTECTRRVSTTESQAEIEPQPINYTMKKLSSTSKPVEPASTAQRNPKREAVNDKPLDLSVKKLRMTAPTQRFISRADCHPVDQQAQRRSNYAIVHPTYHHSQLRIPTPNYFYKVIPHQFAVSNHITLPAVPPTNMLYQALAARNSHVIEPVKPLTKLSGDAQQPTRTPVEAHGLNLPGSLRKITPQDSPSGGPSGCRRKISAEQPLKNKHFIECNNTSLRVSARGNIASTAAKLSEVGIAPQVGIGPVEMVLDPIQLQMMKKYPDLRYITPEIRRFIEACDQHRPIRECSAPVADYHASLETRRSSTNSSVVSAVATEKKHSMSREQRYHNDESQNETPTYHKTSKQALVRRTSLPIDGGMSNEKLDLRSYTGCLPPHYLHLLESSGNLPIKTTNALKNVADILQDDMVENGITIKQETPDKEIKISNIRSQTRSPEPTVHSSSNPATNASLISISPCATPPLLFSIANKLPVCSVSKIFDFDELGDWSSIEKGEYPAFDLPYKLSSSQQDKTSHKPSFSTDFRVNQKYISEGTKAILRSVTVPLKQKHSSPRLGYRLSSTNKQAHKCACCANSKKSEIPTLIENIWKFTPSRKYVIASSVTSSNAVYCSEMEVRKAHLGAETSSADLPKEKEVPPLAISREEAGPVPLLRRTHRMNSLDAKLEQLRKRAIDRQVDSSKTTSTNDSVAEKVSPSSSPQQTVVDVMNRFDDTCDVLANSIEDSSDDECDKKAAAVTNGPRRNIVRKLQRRDSPIDGRSCYPKVLEVNQLRNVERNSDISRHMTLSQYQVMSSSCHNRMNSAEDIGISDLEISDDEDTNTMVNEREAGKIA